One bacterium DNA segment encodes these proteins:
- a CDS encoding nitroreductase family protein, which yields MSAETPRPGHLPYAGLPDRTPDEMLAAARAFRAELATRRTIRDFSDRPVAADVVRECLRAAGQAPSGANQQPWHFEVVGDPALKREIRLAAEEEERAFYAERAPEEWLEALAPLGTDAAKPFLEIAPWLIVVFEQRHGVDADGGKVRHYYTKESVGLACG from the coding sequence ATGTCCGCCGAAACGCCCCGTCCCGGCCACCTGCCGTATGCCGGCCTGCCCGACCGCACGCCCGACGAGATGCTGGCGGCGGCCCGTGCCTTCCGTGCGGAACTCGCCACCCGCCGCACCATCCGCGACTTCAGCGACCGGCCCGTGGCGGCCGACGTCGTGCGCGAGTGCCTGCGAGCCGCCGGGCAGGCCCCCAGCGGCGCCAACCAGCAGCCGTGGCATTTCGAGGTGGTCGGCGATCCGGCGCTCAAGCGGGAGATCCGGCTGGCCGCCGAGGAGGAGGAGCGGGCCTTCTACGCGGAGCGCGCCCCGGAGGAGTGGCTCGAGGCCCTGGCTCCCCTCGGCACCGACGCGGCCAAGCCCTTCCTGGAGATCGCCCCCTGGCTGATCGTGGTCTTCGAACAGCGCCACGGGGTGGACGCCGACGGTGGCAAGGTGCGCCACTACTACACCAAGGAGTCGGTGGGCCTCGCCTGCGG
- a CDS encoding NapC/NirT family cytochrome c yields the protein MKRFQLFIRGISTNWTGTVGVALTTSAFLLFVFFELLQMAGILTNAYVGLVGYMALPAVFLLGLVLIPIGWWQFRRATGRTTQELLSQRFPEDMVKPKRLGSSLVATIAALTLVNVMFIGVGGARMLHFMDEPEFCGTACHQVMEPEWVAYRNSPHAHVKCVECHVGEGAGALIDAKLNGLWQVVSATFDLYERPIPTPVHQLRPARETCEKCHWPDKFYGTRIKTFPKFAQDETSTPSFSTLALKVGSGSGEHGGTIHWHIADRNEVRYEARDRQRTDMAWVEVRRGDAFHRFTNRKAAVGGGAATEPEVRRMDCVDCHNRATHIYQDPEQAIDAALAAGRIDPGLPWAKRIALGALLGNFGEDKDAALVQIDNTVRGEYLRGDHDVAGKLAAVDAMVAELQAIYAQNIFPQMAVGWNTYRSHLGHRGAGAGCFRCHNPDMVDEAGEAIPYDCTLCHSILAQDSVSPFRYLEPLEAGDPDRRMHQFLRDEFLGRPGPDLPAAASDGEAARPEGEESP from the coding sequence ATGAAGCGATTCCAGCTCTTCATTCGCGGCATCTCGACCAACTGGACCGGGACGGTGGGGGTCGCGCTGACGACCTCCGCCTTCCTGCTGTTCGTGTTCTTCGAGCTGCTGCAGATGGCGGGAATCCTGACCAACGCCTATGTCGGCCTCGTCGGCTACATGGCCCTGCCGGCCGTCTTCCTGCTGGGCCTGGTGCTGATCCCCATCGGCTGGTGGCAGTTCCGCCGGGCGACGGGCCGCACGACACAGGAGTTGCTCTCGCAGAGATTCCCCGAGGACATGGTCAAGCCCAAGCGGCTCGGCTCGTCGCTCGTGGCCACGATCGCCGCCCTGACCCTGGTGAACGTGATGTTCATCGGGGTCGGCGGCGCGCGCATGCTGCACTTCATGGACGAGCCCGAGTTCTGCGGCACGGCCTGCCACCAGGTCATGGAGCCCGAGTGGGTGGCCTACCGGAACTCGCCGCACGCCCACGTGAAGTGCGTCGAGTGCCACGTCGGCGAAGGGGCGGGCGCGCTGATCGACGCCAAGCTGAACGGCCTGTGGCAGGTCGTTTCGGCCACGTTCGATCTCTACGAACGCCCCATCCCCACGCCGGTGCACCAGCTGCGGCCGGCGCGTGAGACGTGCGAGAAGTGCCATTGGCCGGACAAGTTCTACGGCACCCGCATCAAGACCTTCCCGAAGTTCGCCCAGGACGAGACCTCGACCCCGAGCTTCTCGACCCTGGCGCTCAAGGTGGGGTCGGGCAGCGGGGAGCACGGCGGCACGATCCACTGGCACATCGCCGACCGCAACGAGGTGCGCTACGAGGCGCGCGACCGGCAGCGGACGGACATGGCCTGGGTCGAGGTGCGGCGGGGCGACGCGTTCCACCGCTTCACGAACCGCAAGGCCGCCGTGGGCGGCGGAGCCGCGACCGAACCCGAAGTGCGCCGCATGGACTGCGTGGACTGCCACAACCGCGCGACGCACATCTACCAGGATCCGGAGCAGGCCATCGACGCGGCGCTCGCCGCCGGCCGCATCGATCCCGGCCTGCCCTGGGCCAAGCGGATCGCCCTGGGCGCCCTCCTGGGCAACTTCGGCGAGGACAAGGACGCGGCCCTGGTCCAGATCGACAACACCGTGCGGGGCGAGTACCTGCGGGGCGACCACGACGTGGCGGGCAAGCTGGCCGCCGTGGACGCGATGGTCGCGGAACTGCAGGCCATCTACGCGCAGAACATCTTCCCGCAGATGGCCGTCGGCTGGAACACCTACCGCTCGCACCTCGGGCATCGGGGCGCCGGCGCCGGCTGCTTCCGCTGCCACAACCCGGACATGGTCGACGAGGCGGGCGAGGCGATCCCCTACGATTGCACCCTCTGCCATTCGATCCTGGCCCAGGACAGCGTCAGCCCGTTCCGCTATCTCGAACCGCTCGAGGCGGGCGACCCCGACCGCCGCATGCACCAGTTCCTGCGGGACGAGTTCCTCGGGCGTCCCGGCCCGGACCTGCCCGCAGCCGCCAGCGACGGGGAAGCCGCCCGGCCGGAGGGCGAAGAATCGCCCTGA